One Prolixibacteraceae bacterium DNA segment encodes these proteins:
- a CDS encoding leucine-rich repeat domain-containing protein, giving the protein MKRILLLGGMMFCSLLGWTKDDIKRIKLGDWEYHMVELNGVEGASLDLYVGTDTKLEILDEIDGHHVISLCHDGNVSAGLFGQNFYNENHRIQTVSTLNATYLKEIGPCTFQFCENDRFSVHLNEDIEYIRENDFSNSSIREIEFPTSLKSLGDFCYEYCKNLQYLYRSSLPERVTKIPFSVSVRLLTYMKIDLFYYKDYFQFRGSKSSYFDGLVSDIRFKISVYHA; this is encoded by the coding sequence ATGAAAAGAATATTGTTGCTAGGGGGTATGATGTTTTGCTCATTACTTGGGTGGACTAAAGATGATATCAAGCGTATTAAATTAGGTGATTGGGAATATCATATGGTGGAGCTCAATGGAGTTGAAGGAGCAAGTTTAGATTTGTATGTAGGAACAGATACAAAACTTGAAATACTAGATGAAATTGATGGACATCATGTAATTTCTCTTTGTCATGATGGAAATGTCTCAGCTGGATTGTTTGGACAGAATTTCTATAATGAGAATCATAGAATTCAAACTGTTTCAACTCTCAATGCAACCTATTTAAAAGAGATAGGGCCTTGTACTTTTCAATTTTGTGAAAACGATCGTTTTAGTGTGCATCTTAATGAAGATATTGAATATATAAGAGAAAATGATTTTTCTAATAGTTCCATTAGGGAGATTGAGTTTCCTACCAGCCTGAAAAGTCTAGGTGATTTTTGTTATGAATATTGTAAGAACCTACAATATTTGTATAGAAGTAGTTTACCTGAAAGAGTTACAAAGATTCCTTTTAGCGTATCCGTTCGGCTACTCACGTATATGAAGATTGATCTTTTTTACTATAAAGATTATTTCCAGTTTAGAGGAAGTAAGTCATCGTATTTCGATGGCTTGGTATCAGATATACGATTTAAGATATCTGTATACCATGCATGA